One window from the genome of Rhodobacteraceae bacterium S2214 encodes:
- a CDS encoding cell wall hydrolase has protein sequence MKLGFGRIAPALGLACAVFTGGAASAQDVLASRLSALLGQERQALAVIPDARLTALTTLPPASERNIPTAPQSVDYNNAYLASLPTATGGPQWQCLSEALYFEARGETAKGLFAVAEVIMNRVDSNAYPNSLCGVINQGTGRKYACQFTYTCDGRPEVISEPAAWRRVGKVARLLIDGADRNLTDGATHYHTTAVNPSWARVFPRTAKYGVHLFYRQPTRTASN, from the coding sequence ATGAAATTGGGTTTTGGACGCATTGCGCCGGCATTGGGCTTGGCATGTGCGGTATTCACTGGCGGCGCCGCATCGGCACAAGATGTCTTGGCCAGCCGCTTAAGCGCACTCTTGGGGCAGGAACGCCAGGCTTTGGCTGTGATCCCTGATGCGCGTTTGACCGCTTTGACCACGCTTCCGCCAGCATCCGAACGAAATATCCCAACCGCGCCGCAATCCGTTGATTACAACAATGCGTATCTCGCCAGCCTGCCAACAGCGACCGGCGGCCCACAGTGGCAATGCCTGTCCGAGGCTTTGTATTTCGAAGCCCGCGGCGAAACGGCCAAAGGGCTTTTCGCTGTGGCAGAGGTCATCATGAACCGCGTCGACAGCAACGCCTATCCAAATTCACTGTGCGGCGTGATCAATCAGGGCACGGGCCGTAAATACGCCTGCCAATTCACTTACACATGTGACGGACGGCCAGAGGTGATCTCTGAACCTGCCGCTTGGCGTCGTGTTGGTAAAGTTGCCCGTCTTTTGATTGACGGGGCAGACCGGAACCTGACCGATGGTGCCACGCATTATCACACGACAGCCGTGAACCCGTCATGGGCGCGCGTCTTCCCGCGCACTGCGAAATACGGCGTTCACCTGTTCTATCGTCAGCCAACACGCACAGCGTCGAACTAA
- a CDS encoding pyruvate, phosphate dikinase — protein MLRLNIRIAAVQQMSRFQSITLITPTAAMAADVHGGRAKCLQRLVRLDMPVPKTIALSFDAVNQIAKGHMPDMASILAPFGDAPLLSIRPSSQDPDWGGPGAILNIGMNAAQHARLCETIGEAAATRIFLRFVQSYAVHVHRLDPEAFEYPDCSDAEALKRALEAYEYETDETFPDDPAVQLGDALRSMARAWDGTSARLLREAKGAPIDAGLGLVVQAMAMGLGEGECGAGLIQYVNSSTGLPQVTGRYIAQSQRREALIEADNAIYLTRDDRGPSLEDRAPGVFAELIAIGDVCRRKLREEMIVEFTIESGTLWILDAVRVARASQAAVRIAVALATDKIIPREEAVMRIQPAALSELLHRQVDPSAARDFIVKGIAASPGAATGRIVFTSNDAQASAARGEACILVRRETTPEDIRGMHAAQAVLTMRGGITSHAAVIGRGLGLPCVVGASALTIDRKRAQIIAPDGRKFGEGDIVTVDGTTGDVLAGAPAMVEAALDDAFQTLLQWADDVRDIGVRANADTPDDAQTARNFAAEGIGLCRTEHMFFSGDRLGVMREMIFADNADDRRAVLDRLMPMQRADFAALFEIMAGLPVCIRLFDPPLHEFLPSDKAGLRDLSEQLALPLAKVTERVAALAEYNPMLGMRGVRLGIAIPEIYEMQARAIFEATVDANENGAGVAPEIMIPVVSAMREVELVKSRIDAVAASVRTNRQNDFAYKLGVMVETPRAALRAEDIAQHAEFLSFGTNDLTQMTYGLSRDDAGRFMSAYVQQGVYEEDPFHSLDIDGVGELLSIGAERGRKGRGNITLSLCGEHGGTRAAIDFCRKQGFDYVSCSPFRVPVARLSAAQLTLSDKLNS, from the coding sequence ATGCTGCGGTTGAATATAAGGATCGCCGCAGTGCAGCAAATGTCACGTTTCCAGTCCATTACGCTTATCACGCCGACGGCGGCGATGGCCGCTGACGTGCATGGTGGTCGGGCGAAATGCCTGCAACGCCTTGTGCGGCTCGATATGCCTGTGCCCAAGACGATCGCGCTCAGCTTCGATGCAGTGAACCAAATCGCGAAGGGGCACATGCCGGATATGGCCAGCATCCTTGCGCCTTTTGGTGACGCGCCGCTGCTGTCGATCCGTCCATCTAGCCAAGACCCCGATTGGGGTGGGCCGGGTGCGATCCTGAACATCGGTATGAATGCGGCGCAGCACGCCCGCCTTTGCGAAACAATTGGTGAAGCTGCGGCAACGCGCATCTTTTTACGGTTTGTTCAGTCCTATGCGGTACACGTTCACCGTCTTGATCCAGAGGCGTTTGAATATCCGGATTGCTCGGATGCTGAGGCGTTGAAACGTGCCCTCGAAGCCTACGAATATGAAACTGACGAAACTTTCCCGGATGATCCGGCAGTCCAACTCGGTGACGCTTTGCGGTCCATGGCGCGCGCTTGGGATGGCACATCGGCCCGTTTGCTGCGTGAAGCAAAAGGGGCCCCCATCGATGCAGGGCTTGGTCTTGTCGTGCAGGCAATGGCGATGGGACTGGGTGAAGGCGAATGTGGCGCGGGCCTGATCCAATACGTCAACAGTAGCACGGGTTTGCCACAGGTGACCGGCCGCTACATTGCGCAAAGCCAACGGCGTGAGGCCTTGATCGAAGCAGATAACGCGATCTACCTGACCCGCGATGATCGCGGCCCCTCATTGGAAGACCGCGCACCTGGTGTTTTTGCGGAATTGATCGCCATTGGTGATGTCTGCCGTCGGAAACTCCGCGAAGAAATGATCGTCGAATTTACGATTGAATCTGGCACATTATGGATTTTGGACGCCGTGCGGGTTGCGCGAGCGTCTCAGGCGGCGGTGCGGATCGCTGTCGCACTTGCGACCGACAAAATCATCCCGCGCGAAGAAGCGGTTATGCGGATCCAACCGGCGGCGTTGTCAGAATTGCTGCATCGGCAGGTCGACCCCAGTGCCGCGCGTGATTTCATCGTCAAAGGGATCGCTGCCAGCCCGGGCGCGGCGACTGGCCGGATCGTCTTTACGTCGAACGATGCGCAGGCCAGTGCGGCCCGCGGTGAGGCCTGTATCTTGGTGCGCCGTGAAACCACACCAGAAGATATTCGCGGAATGCATGCGGCACAGGCCGTTCTGACAATGCGCGGTGGGATCACTAGCCATGCAGCCGTGATCGGCCGCGGCTTGGGGCTGCCATGTGTTGTGGGCGCATCCGCACTGACGATTGATCGCAAACGCGCACAGATTATCGCGCCGGATGGCCGCAAATTTGGCGAAGGTGACATCGTAACCGTCGACGGCACGACAGGTGATGTATTGGCAGGTGCGCCGGCAATGGTCGAGGCCGCGCTAGACGATGCATTCCAGACGCTACTGCAATGGGCCGACGACGTGCGCGATATTGGTGTGCGTGCGAACGCCGACACGCCTGATGATGCGCAGACAGCGCGCAATTTCGCAGCCGAAGGCATCGGGCTATGCCGGACCGAACACATGTTCTTTTCCGGCGACCGTTTGGGCGTGATGCGCGAGATGATCTTTGCGGATAATGCGGATGATCGTCGCGCGGTGCTTGACCGCCTAATGCCCATGCAACGCGCTGATTTTGCGGCGTTGTTCGAAATCATGGCGGGCTTGCCCGTGTGTATCCGGTTGTTTGATCCGCCATTGCATGAATTCCTACCGTCCGACAAAGCGGGTTTGCGCGACTTATCCGAACAACTGGCGCTTCCGCTTGCGAAAGTGACAGAACGTGTCGCGGCCCTGGCAGAATACAACCCGATGCTCGGGATGCGCGGCGTCCGTCTGGGAATCGCGATCCCCGAAATCTACGAAATGCAGGCGCGTGCCATTTTTGAAGCGACAGTGGATGCCAATGAAAACGGGGCAGGGGTCGCGCCCGAAATCATGATCCCCGTGGTCAGCGCCATGCGCGAAGTCGAACTGGTCAAATCACGGATCGACGCAGTTGCAGCCTCTGTGCGGACCAATCGGCAAAACGATTTCGCTTACAAACTCGGCGTGATGGTCGAAACTCCACGTGCGGCGTTGCGGGCAGAAGATATCGCGCAGCACGCCGAATTCCTGTCATTTGGCACCAACGACCTGACACAGATGACTTACGGTCTGTCCCGCGATGACGCGGGTCGGTTTATGTCCGCTTATGTGCAGCAGGGCGTTTACGAAGAAGATCCGTTCCACAGTCTGGACATCGACGGTGTTGGCGAACTGCTTTCCATCGGTGCAGAACGCGGCCGCAAGGGGCGTGGCAATATCACCCTGTCGTTGTGCGGCGAACATGGCGGAACACGTGCGGCGATTGATTTCTGTCGTAAGCAGGGTTTTGACTATGTATCCTGTTCGCCATTCCGCGTCCCAGTTGCGCGACTTTCCGCCGCGCAGCTGACGCTCAGCGATAAGTTGAATTCGTAG
- the glyS gene encoding glycine--tRNA ligase subunit beta, which produces MADLLIELFSEEIPARMQAKAAKDLQKLVTDGLVEAGLTYAGAAAFATPRRLALSLEGLTSESKAVREERKGPATTAPDKALEGFLRSTGLTKDQLEIRDVKKGQVYFAVVEKPGRMAADIIAEVLEKTIRNFPWPKSMRWGEGALKWVRPLHSIICILSDEAGAEIVPLDIDGIKAGNQTRGHRFMASDAFSVASFEDYEAKLKRAKVVLRAEERAELIWHDATNQAFAQGLEIVEDRGLLAEVANLVEWPVTLMGTIADDFLEMPPEVLQTSMKDHQKFFSVRNPKTNRIERFVTVANIETKDDGATILAGNQKVLFARLSDAKFFWENDLRVAKAGMAEWTEGLKAVTFHNKLGSQFDRVERIVALAREIAPVVGANADDVAEAARIAKADLRSEMIYEFPELQGLMGRYYAKSAGASDAVAAAAQEHYSPLGPSDDVPTAPVSVTVALADKLDTLTGFWAIDEKPTGSKDPFALRRSALGVIRLILTNNVRMSLDKAFDAEFLRHEIRSVNSDVSEPDLHTMEETLREIAEHGIFKSAFLTVQKRFDDAEVKPDFSEGSWIDGVAKRVPDTSVNLLSFFHDRLKVFLKDQGIRHDIIDACIAMPGNDDLTLLVKRAKALAETLKTDDGENLIQGFKRANNILTQAEEKDGVEYSYGADLKYAEHDSEKGLFAALDAADAKIAPAMQAEDFSTAMTAMAELRGPIDAFFTDVQVNADATIVRRNRLNLLSRIRTICLSVADLTLIEG; this is translated from the coding sequence ATGGCCGATCTTCTGATTGAACTCTTCTCCGAAGAAATCCCTGCGCGTATGCAGGCCAAAGCCGCAAAAGACCTGCAAAAACTGGTCACTGACGGGCTTGTCGAGGCTGGTTTAACCTATGCGGGTGCGGCTGCGTTCGCCACGCCACGTCGTTTGGCGCTGTCCTTGGAAGGGCTGACATCGGAAAGCAAAGCGGTCCGCGAAGAACGCAAAGGCCCTGCAACAACGGCGCCTGACAAAGCGTTGGAAGGCTTCTTGCGGTCCACCGGATTAACCAAAGATCAGCTCGAGATCCGCGACGTAAAAAAAGGCCAAGTCTACTTTGCAGTTGTTGAAAAACCGGGCCGGATGGCTGCGGATATCATCGCCGAAGTGCTGGAAAAAACGATCCGGAATTTCCCGTGGCCTAAATCAATGCGCTGGGGTGAAGGTGCGTTGAAGTGGGTCCGTCCATTGCATTCGATCATCTGTATCCTCAGCGATGAAGCAGGTGCGGAAATCGTACCGCTGGACATCGACGGCATCAAAGCGGGCAATCAAACACGCGGACATCGCTTTATGGCGTCAGACGCGTTTTCTGTCGCGTCTTTCGAGGATTACGAGGCAAAGCTTAAGCGGGCGAAGGTTGTTCTGCGCGCAGAAGAACGGGCCGAATTGATCTGGCACGACGCCACAAACCAAGCGTTCGCGCAGGGCCTTGAGATTGTCGAAGATCGCGGTCTGCTGGCAGAGGTTGCGAACCTCGTCGAATGGCCTGTCACGCTGATGGGCACCATCGCTGACGACTTCCTCGAAATGCCGCCAGAGGTGCTGCAAACCTCGATGAAGGACCACCAGAAGTTTTTCTCGGTCCGGAACCCAAAAACCAACCGCATCGAACGCTTTGTCACCGTCGCGAATATCGAGACCAAAGACGATGGCGCGACCATTCTCGCAGGTAACCAAAAGGTATTGTTTGCAAGGCTTTCCGACGCAAAATTCTTCTGGGAAAACGATCTGCGCGTGGCCAAAGCGGGCATGGCGGAATGGACCGAAGGCCTGAAAGCCGTGACGTTCCACAACAAACTGGGATCGCAGTTTGATCGGGTCGAACGTATCGTCGCACTGGCGCGTGAAATTGCGCCTGTGGTGGGCGCGAACGCGGATGATGTGGCAGAGGCCGCGCGGATCGCAAAGGCCGATTTGCGGTCCGAAATGATCTATGAATTCCCTGAACTTCAAGGACTTATGGGGCGTTATTACGCTAAATCAGCGGGTGCATCTGACGCTGTGGCTGCGGCTGCACAAGAACATTACTCGCCGCTCGGCCCATCGGACGACGTGCCAACAGCGCCCGTCTCTGTGACTGTCGCTTTGGCGGACAAACTTGATACATTGACCGGCTTCTGGGCGATTGACGAAAAACCAACCGGATCGAAGGATCCGTTTGCGCTGCGGCGCTCTGCTTTGGGCGTCATTCGGTTGATCCTCACCAATAATGTGCGGATGTCTTTGGATAAGGCGTTTGACGCTGAATTCTTGCGGCATGAAATCCGGTCTGTGAATAGCGACGTCAGTGAACCTGATTTGCACACGATGGAAGAAACGCTGCGGGAAATCGCCGAACATGGTATCTTCAAGTCAGCATTCCTGACTGTTCAAAAGCGTTTCGACGACGCAGAGGTCAAGCCCGACTTTAGCGAAGGATCGTGGATTGACGGCGTGGCAAAGCGGGTGCCAGACACAAGCGTGAACCTTCTTTCGTTCTTCCACGACCGTCTCAAGGTCTTCCTCAAGGACCAAGGCATCCGTCACGACATCATTGACGCTTGTATCGCGATGCCGGGCAATGATGATCTGACGCTGTTGGTAAAACGGGCAAAGGCGCTCGCGGAAACCCTCAAAACCGACGACGGCGAAAACCTGATCCAAGGCTTCAAGCGCGCGAACAACATCCTGACCCAGGCCGAAGAAAAAGACGGTGTCGAATACTCTTACGGGGCGGACCTAAAGTACGCTGAGCACGATAGCGAAAAGGGGTTGTTTGCCGCACTCGACGCTGCTGACGCCAAAATCGCACCCGCGATGCAGGCCGAAGATTTCAGCACCGCGATGACCGCCATGGCAGAATTGCGTGGTCCGATTGACGCATTCTTTACAGATGTTCAGGTAAACGCGGACGCAACTATCGTCCGCCGCAACCGTCTGAACCTGCTCAGCCGAATCAGAACGATCTGTCTCAGCGTGGCCGATCTGACCCTTATCGAGGGTTAA
- a CDS encoding histidine kinase, which produces MNIARLVIGGIIMSAIAAGIALYYLQVYAYYEEVTLQVEDVQMTSLFTGEPEPILFENFNAIDSDSSPLRFRACFDTSLSFGFLTETYEIYDAAEPLNAPGWFDCFQAGELGDDLSSGVAVAFMGIENIQYGIDRVIAVYPDGRAFAWHQINECGEVVFDGNRAPEHCPPAPERLQ; this is translated from the coding sequence ATGAATATTGCCCGTCTCGTTATAGGAGGGATCATCATGTCAGCCATCGCTGCGGGCATCGCGCTCTACTATCTTCAGGTTTATGCCTACTACGAAGAAGTCACGCTTCAAGTTGAAGATGTGCAAATGACGTCGTTGTTCACGGGCGAACCGGAACCGATTTTGTTCGAAAACTTCAACGCAATTGATAGCGACAGCAGCCCGCTGCGGTTCCGCGCGTGCTTTGATACTTCGCTCAGCTTCGGGTTCCTGACCGAGACGTACGAGATCTATGACGCGGCGGAACCGCTGAATGCACCGGGCTGGTTCGACTGCTTCCAAGCTGGTGAATTGGGTGACGACCTGTCGTCTGGCGTTGCCGTGGCCTTCATGGGCATCGAAAACATCCAATACGGGATCGACCGCGTGATCGCGGTTTACCCCGACGGTCGCGCATTTGCGTGGCACCAAATTAACGAATGTGGCGAAGTTGTCTTCGACGGCAACCGCGCGCCCGAACATTGCCCACCAGCACCGGAAAGACTGCAATAA
- a CDS encoding glycine--tRNA ligase subunit alpha yields the protein MADKPRSFQEIILRLQSYWATKGCAMMQPYDMEVGAGTFHPATTLRSLGSKPWAAAYVQPSRRPTDGRYGENPNRLQHYYQYQVLIKPSPPDLQDLYLGSLKAIGIDADMHDIRFVEDDWESPTLGAWGLGWEVWCDGMEVSQFTYFQQVAGYDCKPVSGELTYGLERLAMYILDVDHVMDMPYNDPDAPIALTYGDVFKQTEEEYARWNFDVADTDTLLQHFKDAEAECARILAEEHVDPKTGKRIIMAHPAYDQAIKASHVFNLLDARGVISVTERQAYIGRVRALTKSCADAFVLTAAAGHAA from the coding sequence ATGGCCGACAAACCACGTAGTTTCCAAGAAATCATCCTGCGTCTCCAGTCATACTGGGCGACCAAAGGCTGTGCCATGATGCAACCATACGACATGGAAGTCGGCGCAGGCACGTTCCACCCTGCCACAACATTGCGCTCGCTCGGGTCAAAACCGTGGGCTGCGGCCTACGTGCAGCCGTCGCGGCGGCCAACAGACGGGCGTTACGGCGAAAACCCGAATCGCCTACAGCATTACTATCAGTACCAAGTGCTGATCAAACCAAGCCCACCTGATCTTCAGGACCTCTACCTTGGGTCCTTGAAAGCGATCGGCATCGACGCGGACATGCACGACATCCGCTTTGTCGAAGACGACTGGGAAAGCCCGACTTTGGGCGCGTGGGGGCTTGGCTGGGAAGTCTGGTGCGACGGCATGGAAGTGTCCCAATTCACGTATTTCCAACAGGTTGCAGGTTACGACTGTAAACCTGTGTCAGGCGAATTGACCTACGGGCTGGAACGTCTCGCGATGTATATTCTCGACGTCGATCACGTGATGGATATGCCGTATAACGACCCCGATGCGCCCATCGCGTTGACTTACGGCGATGTGTTCAAGCAGACCGAAGAAGAATACGCGCGCTGGAACTTCGACGTGGCCGACACGGACACGCTTTTACAGCATTTCAAGGACGCGGAAGCCGAATGTGCCCGCATTTTGGCCGAAGAACACGTTGACCCGAAAACCGGCAAACGCATCATCATGGCGCATCCGGCTTATGACCAAGCGATCAAGGCCAGCCATGTGTTCAACTTGCTCGACGCACGTGGGGTGATTTCTGTCACGGAACGCCAAGCCTATATCGGGCGGGTGCGGGCGCTGACGAAATCATGCGCGGATGCGTTTGTACTCACAGCTGCCGCCGGTCACGCGGCATGA
- a CDS encoding trypsin-like peptidase domain-containing protein, which produces MIRVFLAVIVFAFTPIGAAAQQSPVWVQVEAQPTLTGAQNRARAFDARLDNVAGYYIGSGWYGIVLGPYTRADADVLLANLRRSGQIPSDSFIADGRNFRQQFWPVGVGAPTTAQPLPTTEPSLEELARAIANTPDLPSDAEDLVVVPVIAPDETPNEARASEAALSRAAKEQLQTALKWAGFYDAAIDGAFGRGTRRSMGEWQVANNYEPTGILTTKQRTELIGAYNAILDGMDLQLIRDDATGIEMVIPTGVVAFDKYEPPFAQFEPKGDLAARVLLISQEGDQDRLFGLYEILQTLAIVPTEGPRRRRDQSFEIEGIGEGIHSYTTATLRNGQIKGFSLIWPTGDEARRIRVLDAMKASFATVDGVLDPAIAAPDDSQAIDLVSGLAVRKPKLSRSGFFVDGQGDVLTTAEAVGECSRITIDEVHDAQVVHTDESLGLAVIRPNTPLAPADVAQFQTGVPRLQSEIAVAGYPYGGVLTTPSLTFGRLADIRGLNGEDELKRLSLTAQPGDAGGPVFDNGGAVLGMLLPRASRNGQQLPPEVSFSIDATRIVASLLLADVRLETTDTVAFLPPEALNQKAVDVTVLVSCW; this is translated from the coding sequence ATGATCAGAGTTTTTCTCGCAGTAATCGTATTCGCATTCACGCCAATCGGCGCGGCCGCACAACAAAGCCCGGTTTGGGTGCAGGTTGAGGCACAGCCAACCCTGACCGGCGCGCAGAACCGCGCCCGTGCTTTTGACGCACGGCTCGACAACGTGGCGGGCTACTACATCGGATCAGGCTGGTACGGCATCGTCTTGGGCCCATACACACGCGCAGACGCAGACGTGTTGTTGGCCAACCTGCGGCGCAGCGGCCAAATCCCGAGCGATAGCTTTATTGCGGACGGTCGCAATTTTCGCCAACAGTTCTGGCCAGTTGGCGTCGGTGCCCCCACGACGGCACAACCGTTGCCGACGACAGAGCCGTCGCTAGAGGAATTGGCGCGCGCGATTGCGAACACACCTGATTTGCCGTCTGATGCTGAAGACCTGGTGGTCGTGCCGGTGATTGCCCCAGATGAAACGCCTAACGAAGCCCGTGCGTCTGAGGCCGCGTTGAGCCGCGCCGCGAAGGAGCAGCTGCAAACCGCTTTGAAATGGGCCGGCTTTTACGATGCTGCGATTGATGGTGCTTTTGGGCGCGGGACACGGCGGTCGATGGGCGAATGGCAGGTAGCCAATAATTACGAACCGACCGGCATTTTGACGACAAAGCAGCGCACCGAATTGATTGGCGCATACAATGCCATTCTGGATGGCATGGACCTACAGTTGATCCGTGATGACGCCACGGGCATCGAAATGGTGATTCCGACAGGCGTAGTGGCTTTCGACAAATATGAACCACCCTTTGCGCAGTTCGAACCAAAAGGCGATCTGGCCGCGCGCGTATTGTTGATTTCGCAGGAAGGCGATCAGGATCGCTTGTTCGGCCTTTATGAAATCTTGCAGACATTGGCGATTGTTCCGACAGAAGGCCCCCGCCGCCGCCGTGACCAATCGTTTGAAATCGAAGGCATTGGCGAAGGCATTCATTCCTACACCACAGCCACATTGCGCAATGGCCAGATCAAAGGCTTTTCATTGATTTGGCCGACGGGTGACGAAGCACGTCGCATTCGGGTTTTGGACGCGATGAAGGCCAGCTTTGCGACGGTTGACGGTGTCCTAGATCCCGCAATCGCAGCCCCAGACGACAGCCAAGCGATTGATCTTGTGTCCGGTTTGGCCGTGCGCAAACCAAAACTGTCGCGGTCCGGTTTCTTTGTAGATGGTCAAGGTGACGTTCTAACAACGGCGGAAGCAGTTGGCGAATGCAGCCGTATCACAATCGACGAAGTCCATGACGCACAGGTCGTTCACACGGACGAGTCATTGGGTTTGGCCGTGATCCGGCCCAACACACCGTTGGCCCCTGCAGACGTGGCGCAGTTCCAAACCGGTGTACCGCGTTTGCAGTCCGAAATTGCGGTCGCGGGCTACCCATACGGCGGAGTATTGACCACGCCGTCGCTGACGTTTGGCCGTCTTGCTGATATTCGCGGCCTGAACGGCGAAGATGAATTGAAGCGTCTATCATTGACCGCCCAACCGGGCGATGCGGGCGGGCCTGTGTTTGACAATGGTGGTGCGGTCTTGGGCATGTTGTTGCCTCGCGCCAGCCGGAACGGGCAGCAATTGCCGCCCGAAGTCAGCTTTTCAATCGACGCGACACGGATCGTGGCGTCGCTGCTGCTGGCTGATGTGCGGCTTGAGACGACGGATACCGTCGCCTTCCTGCCGCCAGAGGCGTTGAACCAGAAGGCCGTTGATGTGACCGTTCTGGTTTCTTGCTGGTAG
- a CDS encoding 5-guanidino-2-oxopentanoate decarboxylase: MTQRPLGAQISHMLKSRGVEVIFGIPGVHNQEMYRGIEEAGLTHVLARHEQGAGFMADGYARATGKPGVAYVITGPGLCNIMTPMGQAYSDSVPMLVISSCLNRADLGMGRGRLHEMKDQEIAAGTVCDWSLTAMDADSAYQLIDRALTEFATGRKRPKHIQVPIEVLEALAPAAPPPTTQVTAGYIPDDVTKIVFDAIAAAKRPLFVFGGGARDGADVWRDVVTSAGAASFVTYAAMGMFPEGGLHFGSSLARPGAAEVIASADVVIAVGTELSETDLWRDDLGQSGTFIRIDIDADELNDRPATARIHADAGQIAKELWRMRGDWSGQTEWTETAVAEQRQKWRAEVNSERPGILPVADALHAALPADTVVYSDMTQFAYAALEIWPMSAPNLWHHPTGFGTLGYALPAAIGGAIARKGQPTVAIAGDYGFQYTLQELMVAVELQLNLPIILWDNGKLGEIEDSMVAAQIAPNAVIQQNPDFLKFAEAFGAASAAPESLDELQDAVRKALETQGPTLIYVNAKIAI; encoded by the coding sequence ATGACTCAACGCCCGCTCGGTGCGCAAATCTCGCACATGCTGAAATCACGCGGCGTCGAGGTTATTTTCGGGATTCCGGGCGTGCATAACCAAGAGATGTACCGTGGTATCGAAGAAGCGGGGCTGACACACGTGCTAGCCCGTCATGAACAGGGTGCGGGTTTTATGGCCGACGGCTACGCACGTGCGACCGGAAAACCGGGGGTCGCCTACGTGATCACGGGGCCGGGGCTTTGCAATATCATGACGCCGATGGGGCAGGCCTATTCGGATTCAGTGCCGATGTTGGTGATCTCTAGCTGCCTCAATCGCGCTGACCTCGGCATGGGGCGCGGACGGTTGCACGAAATGAAGGATCAGGAAATCGCGGCGGGCACCGTTTGTGACTGGTCGCTGACCGCGATGGACGCGGATTCGGCCTACCAGTTGATCGACCGCGCGTTGACTGAATTCGCGACAGGCCGCAAACGCCCGAAACACATCCAAGTGCCGATCGAGGTGCTCGAAGCATTGGCACCTGCAGCACCCCCGCCAACGACGCAAGTCACCGCAGGCTATATCCCTGACGACGTGACAAAAATCGTGTTCGACGCGATTGCGGCTGCTAAACGCCCGCTGTTCGTTTTCGGCGGTGGGGCGCGCGATGGTGCCGACGTTTGGCGCGACGTGGTAACTTCTGCAGGGGCGGCCAGTTTCGTGACCTACGCCGCGATGGGCATGTTCCCCGAGGGCGGTCTGCACTTCGGCAGCAGCCTTGCGCGGCCTGGGGCCGCGGAAGTGATCGCAAGCGCGGATGTCGTGATCGCGGTCGGGACGGAATTGTCCGAAACCGACCTGTGGCGCGACGATCTGGGGCAATCTGGCACATTCATTCGCATCGACATTGACGCTGATGAATTGAACGACCGACCGGCAACTGCGCGGATTCATGCGGATGCAGGGCAAATCGCAAAAGAACTTTGGCGCATGCGCGGCGATTGGTCCGGACAGACAGAATGGACTGAAACCGCCGTCGCGGAGCAACGTCAAAAGTGGCGCGCAGAGGTGAACAGCGAACGGCCCGGTATTCTGCCCGTCGCCGATGCGTTGCACGCGGCCCTGCCTGCGGACACCGTCGTTTACTCTGACATGACCCAATTTGCCTATGCCGCGTTGGAAATCTGGCCGATGTCCGCGCCAAACCTGTGGCACCACCCCACGGGTTTTGGCACGCTCGGCTACGCATTACCTGCGGCGATTGGCGGGGCGATTGCGCGCAAAGGACAGCCCACAGTCGCCATCGCAGGCGACTATGGCTTCCAATATACCCTGCAAGAACTGATGGTTGCGGTGGAATTGCAGCTCAACTTGCCCATTATCCTTTGGGACAACGGAAAGCTGGGCGAAATCGAAGATTCGATGGTGGCCGCCCAAATCGCACCAAACGCAGTGATCCAGCAGAACCCTGATTTTCTGAAATTCGCAGAAGCGTTCGGGGCCGCGTCAGCTGCGCCAGAGTCTTTGGACGAACTGCAAGATGCTGTGCGTAAGGCCTTGGAAACCCAAGGCCCTACACTGATCTATGTGAACGCGAAAATCGCGATCTAA